The Homalodisca vitripennis isolate AUS2020 chromosome 7, UT_GWSS_2.1, whole genome shotgun sequence DNA segment CACAATAACACCATTAAATTAGGATCTTATAATGTAGAGTATATGTTGGTGTTAACAATTAGATttaatgctgtagatggagcttatattggtcactgttaaattacattaaaaacataaaaccaatatttaatacattttattgttttgtgaggcctttcgatatcttggatatcgaaaggcctcacaaaacaataaaatgtattaaatattggttttatgttttaatgtaatttaattagatttaatatttaaaaaatggtttataacAATAAGTCAGTTGCTACCTTGCTGaagtaacttataagttgttTAACATGCTGACTGTGGCAGACGCATTATGGCACAAAGGCTGAATGCTATGTTTGGTgccactcagtatagaccagcagtgaaggaGTTAATGTTTATTGTAACTCGATTGTTGCTATGAAAatgatttacatatattattttaaccgtTGGATCAGTCGAGTAAACATGCAGCTGGTGTGGCATGGcctatttttgatatttttgttctatcaatgttaggtatttaattttgtaattttacgcGATGCagctattttaaatactttttaacctGTAGGTTggtatgaatttaaattaatcagaaaaaaatacaattgtgtataaaaaatatgcaaagcTGATGTAATTGGATTGTgtcatttttttgtttcaatatctgAGCTGATACATCAGCCCATGGTGGACTTTTGAGTCAAATCTGATGACCCATTAGATCAGTCCATTGCAGTGATCAGAATAAATTGTAAAGCTGATTAAATCGCTCCTTTGGTGGTAATAGGGTTAAACATATGTACAGTATGAACAAAATTCCTCTTGCTAGGTGATATATCCAATAAAGTGTGCTTCTTAAATTGAAGCTGAAAAAATTCTGTTGTGAAATATAAAGTGTAgctggtggtttttttttttagtagaaatgtattattaaacgtaatttatatcataaacatttcaaataatgtttcttttgaattatgGTATCGTTAAGGTAGATGCAAAAATATCAGTTTAGGTCAATAGGAcagtaaagataatttttattttcatttacttaaCAAAGCTATAACTTCAGTTGtctaagtattatattttttattataattattgtttgttttgtttttcagtCAAACCATGGACATCACACTTCTATTCAAAGCGTGTGTGAAAACAATACGGACTCGAAATAAAGCTCTTGGAGTGAATGTACCCGAATTGGACAAACATCGTATACTTAACAATCACAAATCCAAGCACTCAGAGTTCACCTGTAAGGCCAAGGAAGTGTTAAACCAAATTACAAAACTGAGGGATTTCCTTTTAGAGCATAGAAAAGCTTATTTAAATTTCTCTCACCACTTATCGACTCTGCCCCAGATAAATGATTACGAACGTGATAAAATTGACAATGGGGCCCAAAGGATAATCAAAACATGTTCGCAtcatattttagagtttaaaagGGATGCAACCTTTCATGAAGGCCATCCTCAGCTGATCGAGCATCAAGATGCTGTTATTGACTTGTTAGACTCTTATCTCaaaacagtttgtaaaatttattctgAACAGAAAGCTATTAGGATGAAAAGAAATCTAGAATTGCAAAAAATGGCAAGACTGGAATCTGAAGTGTTAAATAAGGTATCGCGTAGTGATGATTCTGTTTCGGATAGTTTTTCAAATGAGGACTCTGAAGGTGAGGAGACTATTACGAGGTCACCGAGTAAGTTAAATGTAGAAACAAATTCTGTCAGTTCACTAACACTAGAGGATGAACTAACAGCAGAAGAACTACAAATGTTCGAGAGTGAAAATGAACAGCTGTATAACGAATTGAACAGTCTAACTGATGAGGTAATTACACCCTTAAGGTAGTTCAGTACTTCTTATGTGACTAGATTAGAATAAGAAATGAGAATGTCCCAGAGCTACATCGTCTGTTTGTGGGATATATCTCCAAAGTCCCATTTTCCTGAAACATCGTCTGAGTGTACCCTGTATATAAACTCATGATGCACTCACAGACATTCTTCGCAAAATACCACCTTACAGCTGGTTTATAAGTTTGGCTCACAAAGGGCTCTCTTCTGCCTCATTGTATTTCCTCCAATGTATTGATCTTTGACAATTTACTTAGAACCATGCTTTGAttctataacgacttggattgtagatattaatataccagaatgttatgaataaaattataaatcagacatccaagacaatataaaatattttttgtttcgtaagctccgagtgaatattcagtaaaatttattactaaatttttaactattaaatactatctggtttgtctaaaataaaattcacagttctaaataaaaataatggatttatttaaaatgtcaaattaaataattctatgttTCAGAATTTCATCACTCTCTATTTTCACCAAAAAATTGACGAACCGTTTAGTAATagtaaaaggtcctttggcaagaaatataaatttcagtcaaatatatcgaactaaaaatcagagctctctcctgaaataaaacaataaagttttcaaataaaatcaaataccacttggaaataactaaaattaaaatgttctcttctaactaagtttattcaaaattcaaaataaaaaatcaaacttctctttccactagttgtaccttaactttcaagtctttgccaTTCAGGTataactctctcaaacaattagagttcaattaatttccaattaataattcacaataaaacagttcaaattaaatattaataaattactacatttccaaaattcaatcaaagttattaataaagtttacttttaattcacttttcttgcaagtttgaaccaaatgtaacttgtttgattctattgtgctttattgttcatcaagaatcagttatgcagattgctctttagtttctatgaatttaatttttcctataaaaagacaaaaaaattaatttaatatcagatctggaagactatttcaatataacgtacaataaatttagtCCTTACCTCAAAAATCCCTCGTGGAAAAAAATTTAGGAACACGGTGCGCACTGTCATATCAACTAAATTCACGATAATTACCCAAAATAaggccgaaaattatgagctggcagtttttatagttccctttGCACCCCCCTCTGATGGACATCAGCGGTGTtgtctcattggcccagccgtatccaactcgagaaacaatagccctctcagatctgacgtaactgcagtacactagacaagttctgatcaattcaaggcagtgaactgCCTTCCTAATAATCTAAAGTTACCGGCACTAACTTgtcaaaggattacatattcgtttttatcctaacttctcacaatctaattaaaattaaatcccactatttctttcccaaaattttcatttaatttaagttttaattaaaaaatcaacaatgtagctttaaaaacgctacagatTCTAAACACAAAATAACGACTAAAGAGATTATAGGATTTATTAAAAGACCTTAACAATCCAGAAATAGTCTACATTCAATGTGATTGGAAATGGCGTAAGCATAGTgtattataacaaacaaaattcaaacaaatccaagcctctctttgAAATCATACAAACACTGTATTTATCTTATTACCATGTTAGTTTGTTATGGTATAACAGGCAAACATGATAATAAGTTAAAATCGTACTTATATTGATTGACTATACTTCTATACTGATATTGTAACTGTGTACTCTGATTAACTTATGTTATGTCACAGTAAGTTGTATGCAGTATGGTATATCTACAGTGCGACTGGATTGaactattgttaattattttattgctagcTAGAGCCCTTCCCTTCAGTAACAGCTACAGTTAATAGTTTAACCCATATTTCATATGATTTAGGGGTACATTATACATGGGGATGCATTGATACATTAAATTGACCCTTACTTTTTCAACAGGTAATATGCTAGTTTCAGATAATGTAATACAAGTAAAGATAAAAGAAAATAGGGTTGCAAGTATGAAAAACCgacacatacaattttaaagtgcCCCAGCAATCAAATTAGTGATTCCGAACTTGGTTTTTGGTAGCTCATCTCTCCTAATGTAAAGGTGAAGCCTGATGTTATCTTGGTGGAGTGATGTAGCCTAAATGCTTTTTGATGTGTGTTTGTGTAATACTGTGCCAACTAGGCTACACAGAGCCATGCAACTTTACATGTGTTACTCAAGCGTCTTTAACACCCAAACTAGTGGTGTGGATGTTCCAGGTAAATGTTACCTTACCCAGCGTATGTTGTCCTTTTTGGAAGTCTTAAGGTTCGTCTGGACCTGGTGTAGTGAGATGCAGTGGGTTGTAGTTATGATGATTCTTCTCATTTTCTAAGAAACTGATATGAGGGATCTTTGAAGGCATCTCACTGTTAAGATGATGGTACCCAATAGCGACTCTGTGTTAGAAGTTTGCAAGATTCCAGAGATAGGATAAAGTGAGGAGATTAAGTAGTTTTTCGATAGTGTTGATTTGTAATCCCCAGGATATCTTGTGTATTTTATCTATCAGTTTATGTGATGTCTATTAACACCAAACCCAGTTAgtgtttttttgttctcttaggacaagaagcttatatattgcacttagtcctataaggaccttagtGCTGTTTCCGGAGTAACAGGATGGATAAGGGTaagggtaggggccgcctcctatcaagatccatgaggaaaaattggggcactaatctcaaagtcatgtgtcccttggaagaaggggaggccagctctgaaccagcctctccagtcaaagcaggcagggggtggcacaccatTGTTGGGGCTAACAAGAACCTAAGATAcctagggaacaaaccccaccaattccaacagtcatctcccgaagtagactagacctatcgaattaccctttcTGAGAGATACATTTTTCTTGATAACAATTGAACattataatcaatatttcatTACAGTATCACTTTCAAAGAAAAGCTTACTCAAGTTTTTtgacaaaatgaaatattttaggcAGTTTAACTAAAttctgttataataaatattagtcatTATTGCATCAAATTATTAGACATGTTTAATGTCTCAGTAGCCCGGCATAGGATTACAGAAAACGCTGAATTACCAAAAAATTTCTGGGTTACtggaaaatcaataataataataatgcgtttatctttaaaatttactttattgtaaaatttagtgTAATACACCCAAATAAAGAGGTAAACACATTAATAACTGTAACCAGAAGTAGACtgattttaattgaaaacttacTTTAATCTAATTCAAGTAGAAGGcaactatcaatatttttttagaacataTAGAgcgaaaatatattatgtttttgtttacacTATGGAGACATGTTCCTGAACATAGCACTATACgaaaaaaattaacactaataCAATGTAGACATTTAGGAAGTGAATAGAAATACGTATACATTCATCATCACTACACTAATACAGAACATATGAACCAAATGACGACAGATAAGTTTTTACTTTGTACTGTGGTCATTGACTGTGACAAGTAGTGACTTGTCTCCCTGTGTAAAGACGCCGGATTACAGAGAGTTCTTTACTAACAGTTAGTGGAGACAAAGAAATCATTAGTGAATTGTACTGTCATATGAAATAACTTTACGAGAAATGGTATGATTTTTGAACCCATTTCAGTATACAATTGATgtgaatactaaataaataattaacatctTAGTTCAACTGAGGTGTTTTCCaacactttcaaataaaatgAGATACCAGTATTGTTATATTGGCTCCTCCATGCATATTACAGTTAACCAGTATGACAGCCATTTATTTGGCTAAATAGCTATGTACTGGAATGGGGTAAGAAGAAGGATACTTCTAAGTTTTTACTGAATTACAATAGATGAacaatagtttttacatattAGTGGTTTTTACTAGTTGTGGTTgtaaatgtcacaattttattcaGACAACAAACCTAGATAATATTTGTCATTGCTGAAAAATATatggatttgttttaaaatattcagaacgaTTTTAGTAAGGATAAAATGAAGTATAGCGTTCCTAAAAACTctagtaaaagttttaagaaagaaaaaatgatattaaaaataaaatacaatattttacaattgtttggCATTCACTATAtggtcaaaaaataaaaattcacaaaataaatgatttttctatgtataacatatttttatacaaatacagaGAAACAATGAGTAGTGATTGAGTAAATTAACTACATAGTCAGCAAGtacttataagtaatatttattatttaatttaattgtattacaatatttaggAGTGTTCCACACCTGGTAGCTTTAGTTAGAAAAATCCTTAATAAAGTTTTCGTGGTTATGGCAATGGGAATTTTTCAGCACACAAAAATttgagtgtttttaaaaaattgtatgacaTTGCTCTGTAGAAAATGTCTATAGCTTTTGACAAATGAACAGAGATTAATTAGAGATTATATAAAACGTACCAAAAGTATGTCACTGAATTTCAGTGAAAAGAAAGATCATTTTCCCAAAGGAAAGTAACTTGTGATGAAATTTAGGACCTTCATAATATTCTAGAAACGCCAACAATGGAATTGCAAACTTTTATCCAGCATAAACTTGATAATAATTGGGTACATTATCACGTTTGTAACCTTAGCTCCAGACACTTCATACAACGACAGAAtagaatcacaaatttttagcaataaaggtttatcgttattaacaagttcaaatatatttctaattaggTGTCTGAGTTCGTCTAGATTTTGCGGTTTTGAAGCgtacacagtctcctttataatactcccaatgaaaaatcacatggggtcaGGTCTGGTGAGCCCGCAGGCCGATCAGTTGTACAACGGCGACCAAtccattaattaaaaatgttatttaaaaaatctcaaacttggttaccgaaatgtgctggggcaccatcTTTTTGCCAGATGAGctaatgaatattgaaaacaggattatttctgagctcgggaactactacttattgcagcaaccgtaagtaactttctgagttaacatttccttgaagaaaataaggaccaatcagtgcagtactcgaaataccttcccataccataacaccaggcacattgagttTTGCTTGGATTacattatgaggatttacatccgaccaTTACACACAATTATGCTgattaacgcgtccatttagtttgaaacatgcctcatcacaccacaaaattgatcACAAGAAAGTTGGATCAGCCTCCGAAtggataattattgtctcacaaAATTCCAATCGCTTATCGGAATCGTCCTCGTGAAGTgcttggagtaaagatggacggtatggcttatattttaattgctttaacattctttgtaCGCTTCCTCTTGATATTactagttcagcagatgccttacgaaTCGATTTATAAGAACTGGCTATCAAAGCTTGAGCAAAGAGTTGCATAGAGAGTGCATAGAGATGCAGGTTTTCTTCATTGCAAATTGATCATGGACGACCACACTTCGGGGCATTTATAATGCTTcctgtgttttaaaatttcttatttgacTTGCGAATATACTGTCGAGTGGGTATATTGATACCTgaatatttaccactaaattcttcgattattatagcagtatttttattatgcttccaccacaactgaaagatgtaaactcgttgttgtgttgtaaacattaaaaaaaaaaacaaacaaataacagatgcaaagagcgtcactttacactagccactggaacagacaactATGTAATTATtccgtgttgctgccaacttaacattgttaccaacctatcgaaacaaaatatcccaatttctggggaaactgacatacATGTATGTGCCACTCTGTATAAGAGACACAACTTTTGTACACTCTAAATATCTGGCTAGTTGCCTGTTTCACGATACCAGCCATGGAGCCAGTTTATATATGAGTGACACTTGTATTTCTCTTTACAGGTGAGGCAAATAGAAACCAAAGTAGTGCATATTGCTGAGCTACAAGAGGTGTTCACTGAGAAGGTCCTGGAACAAGAGAAGGACATAGAGAGGATATTTGGCACTGTTGTGGGTACTACAGAGAATCTGCGGGACGCCAACACGCAGATCCGACAGGCAATACAGAGCAATGCCGGTCTGCGTCTCTACGTGCTGTTCTTTCTATTGGTGATGTCGTTGACGCTACTGTTCTTGGACTGGTACAACGACTGATACACAGAGTTGCGGTTCAATACCAGTTTGCTGTGGCGGGAAGATAATCTTGTTACCGTGTGTCTGATCAGCTAAGTGGAATCAGTTGTATGGtgctgaattttttttttcaatattaatttctgATGTGTATCGGATGGTTGTAAAGAAAGTTGTGTACATgatctaattataaatttataatt contains these protein-coding regions:
- the LOC124366042 gene encoding syntaxin-18-like, with the translated sequence MDITLLFKACVKTIRTRNKALGVNVPELDKHRILNNHKSKHSEFTCKAKEVLNQITKLRDFLLEHRKAYLNFSHHLSTLPQINDYERDKIDNGAQRIIKTCSHHILEFKRDATFHEGHPQLIEHQDAVIDLLDSYLKTVCKIYSEQKAIRMKRNLELQKMARLESEVLNKVSRSDDSVSDSFSNEDSEGEETITRSPSKLNVETNSVSSLTLEDELTAEELQMFESENEQLYNELNSLTDEVRQIETKVVHIAELQEVFTEKVLEQEKDIERIFGTVVGTTENLRDANTQIRQAIQSNAGLRLYVLFFLLVMSLTLLFLDWYND